One Mycobacteroides abscessus ATCC 19977 genomic window carries:
- a CDS encoding type I polyketide synthase — MDSAENPIESTPRFAIIGYAARFPGAADAEEFWDVLREGRDAISEVPADRWDAEEFFDPEPGAPGKVVTRRAGFVEDVTGFDAPFFGMSTREVRLMDPQHRLLLETAWRAVEHSGIAPTDLAETNSGVFVGLATHDYLGMASDELTFPEIEAYMAIGTSNAAAAGRISYRLGLQGPSVAVDTACSSSLVAIHQACQALQLGECDLALAGGANVLLTPATMITFSHAHMLAPDGKCKTFDAAADGYVRGEGSGVIVIKRLEDAIRDGDRIRAVIRGSAINQDGASGGLTVPNGVAQQRVIADALKRAGVAPSEVGYLEAHGTGTSLGDPIEAQAAGAAYGIGRETNDPLLIGSAKTNIGHLEAAAGIAGVIKVILSLENELLPQHRNFQNPSPHIPWDRLPVEVVREARPWGRNGRPRIAGVSSFGFAGTNAHVILEEAPVVSRDAVEPPAPAGGRKFSILPLSARTPAALAQLADKYRAWLNAHPEAALADLCFTAGVGRAHLEHRAALVVNTREAAVELLSAVADDRPAPGLGRGESHDTPKTAWLFTGQGSQYPGMARELFETEPVFADTLNRCAAAVADVLEKPLLDVIFDVDGPEAEETLRQTSYAQPALFAVEMGLARLWQSWGFEPDVVLGHSVGQYSAACVAEVFSLEDGARLIAERGRLFSSLPAGGRMAAVFTDAERAERLTDEFPSLSVAAYNGANTVLSGPAQDLEKAIAALVADGVRCDFLETSHAFHSALLDPILDEFEAYANQFNYKTPQRILIDNRTGTALGRSVKLDGAYWRRHARQPVEFAKSVRTLADMNCKVLLEIGPQPVLTAAALRAWPDPATAPRAIASLRRNTADHRQITEAAADAYVLGHLPDFGAFQHAPARKLDLPTYPFERRQYWFSDKRDGDNRDAGNRQQNNGGPRTEAVRLLEDGKIEELANLLGGVDGDQQTLNVLTKLAAQHNLQRTTQTIADDRYQFRWEKSPTPLSGSQAAGGVTWLLVADAAGAAQPLLDVLTARGQQHRVLALPVSDADEAELVEALRSAADEDSALRIVHVAALAGQGSSSAQSLLRIQHQVLGGTRRLFRAAAAAELRAPIWIVTRGAQHVIEGDTVAPEQSALWGFGRAAALELPQVWGGLADLSDAGTDEWAQFIGRVSVSGEASTREDQLALRGQAVHVPRLVRREELPSGKPLEVRSDATYLVTGGLGSIGLEIAGYLAGRGAKHLVLTSRREPGEAARQRIDALAAQGCEVRAVTADVADGHDVARLLAGIQAELPPLAGIVHAAGEIGTTPLSDLEDAEVDRVFAGKVWGAWHLSEAAAGLKLDFFINTSSIAAVWGGYGQTAYSAANAFLDGLAWRLREQGIAGTSVNFGPWSAGMADAESRARLEQRGIKTLSPTDALAGLADVVAASGSNAVQGVIARIDWARFLPLYQQAGKRGFLAELDREVPSHLAGVAGAQSGSTQLVERLANAPVQQRKKLLTDYLRDAVAEVTRVDVSEIREDAGFFDLGMDSLMAVELRRRMEQGVGKEIPVTLVMDHPRISDVADYLLGDVLGLAEQAKPAAQLASAVTGRTDEPIAIVAVSCRFPGAPDPEAFWDVLSGGVDAIREVPEDRFDIDEFYDPDPEVAGKTYTRFGGFLDGIDGFDPEFFGISPREAVWIEPQQRLMLETVWEGLERAGYSPAALRGSRTGIFAGVGANEYAHLLSSESIDKIEPYFITGNALNAISGRVAFALGFEGPAVAVDTACSSALVAVHQAVQALHSGDCDLALAGGVNVLLSPVTVIAASRARMLSPVGRCKTFDASADGYVRSEGCGILVLKRLSDAERDGDRVLAVIPGSAVNQDGASSGLTVPNGGAQQRLIGSVLARAGLVGGDVDYLEAHGTGTPLGDPIEVQAAAAAYGGSRDADRPLLMGSVKSNIGHTESASGAAGLIKVVLSLQNGVLPQSLHFDNPSPHIPWESLPVRVVDKAIPWQANGRPRRAGVSSFGFTGTNAHVLIEEAPQPQATPDEDDASTPQSAPVSVLPLSARSPEALAAVAQRYESWLAAHPDVDLEDVCLTAGRGRSHFEHRAALVVDSIQTAREGLLELAQNRLRPGVVRGEHTNHPTTAWLFTGQGSQYPGMARELFDAEPVFAETVTRCAEAVKDIVTRPLLEVMFATDRETGGKAGEALRHTSFAQPALFAVEMGLARLWQSWGIEPDVVLGHSVGQYAAACVAGVFSIEDGARLIAERGRLFGGLPAGGRMVAVFSDAKHVEQIAGEFPRVSVGAYNGPNTVLSGPGEDLEQAVARFQEEGIRCTWLETSHAFHSELLDPILDEFESYAAQVQFAAPTLPLVCNRTGAVLTAQTPIDGQYWRRHSRQPVQFAESVRTVAALGCSVLMEIGPQPVLTGAAVQVWPEHLAPPRAIVSLRKGVEDRRQIADALASAYVSGHRPNFAALQRHPRRTVELPTYPFQRRRFWPKSSGTAIEGGGGLPSGILGRGEDLASGDSVYISRLSVRSQPWLSDHVIYGTVVVPGATYAAMALAAVGTPARAKDVFFYEPIILPEKSSREVQLTLHPLEDGSGSKFQVHSRPYGERDVDWSLNAEGTVVTGIGDDAEPAPEAAEPAEPVDAAIERMERMRPMELFEIFADLELAWGPTWSGSLKSLWLGEGEAIGDVLVGEELAEQLGTEPMHPVLMDLCTGVAFPAFPALLAAEQGVNDLFLPLRYGQVTLKEKMPRRFYCRARWHESPLDSETQVFDLDYLDRDGRHLGGIREFTVKRAPREALLRGLGGDATRLLYTLGWHEVAVPPVAGEGEESAASIGTWLIAGFDELAAKVPGCIPLNRETDPELLGEVLVAAKERGVPFSGVVWRAAGPGATESTTESAARLEGEIAHLLSAVHTVQNSAQNGVKLPGGLWIVTERAVATESGEPVDPVQAALWGFGRTTINEEPALRAKLVDGDGSPEAVQALARLLVTPVDEPEIAVRQGKLLASRLLPWSRTGHLTVPRGSDYVLAPTERGAIDNLRITEKEVPAPDEGYVQVRVEAAGLNFRDVLNVLGLYPGDPGPIGGDFAGIVTQLGEGVTGVEVGQRVYGSMQGAFGSRFNVPAQFLAPIPDGISGVEAATIPAAALTVRLSFDWAQLKPGDKVLIHAASGGVGLAAIQMAQQFGAEVFATASTFKRATLRKLGVKYVYDSRTTDFADQILADTDGAGVDVVLNSLTSEGFIEATLRATAKNGRFAEIAKRDIWTTEQMAQSRPDIAYEIVALDTVMFQEPDRIRVLLTEVSEGLAKGEWTPLPAEIYPLTEARTAFRRMQQARHIGKIVCQMPNPLAPRPDRTYLITGGLGAIGLHTAAYLAQLGAGDIVLTSRRAPDTDAQRVIGEITERSKTRIHVFTADVGAESEVAGLLERIRAELPPLAGVAHLAGVLDDALLGQQSVERFRTTLAPKAFGAEYLDRLTKGDDLDFFIVSSSVSSLFGSPGQSNYATANALLDGLIAQRRAQGLPATGINFGPWGQGGMASSEAATANISAQGLIPLDPSAALAALAEVVANGTGQATILKANWQRAAKVLGSSRPPILDLVLPSAVGEVTGDSELLKQLMEIPVPQRAGFVTEFLQREVQNFLRLAQPPAATSRFLDLGTDSLMAIELRNRLHSQFGGKFTINATAVFDYPTIGGLAEYLVGQLPDADAESAEAPPAVESAEAESGAGPAAASDAVSELKE, encoded by the coding sequence ATGGATTCCGCTGAAAATCCGATCGAGTCAACCCCACGCTTTGCCATCATCGGTTACGCAGCGCGTTTTCCCGGGGCCGCAGACGCGGAAGAATTCTGGGATGTGTTGCGGGAAGGCCGCGATGCGATATCCGAGGTGCCCGCCGATCGGTGGGACGCCGAGGAGTTCTTCGACCCGGAACCCGGTGCTCCCGGAAAAGTCGTGACCCGGCGCGCGGGCTTCGTCGAAGATGTGACGGGATTTGACGCGCCCTTCTTCGGTATGTCGACGCGCGAGGTCAGATTGATGGACCCGCAGCACCGACTTTTGCTGGAGACGGCGTGGCGCGCGGTGGAGCATTCCGGCATTGCCCCAACGGATTTGGCTGAGACTAATAGCGGCGTATTCGTCGGCCTGGCCACTCATGATTACCTGGGGATGGCGTCCGACGAACTGACGTTCCCTGAGATCGAGGCCTATATGGCCATCGGCACCTCCAACGCCGCCGCGGCCGGCCGGATCAGCTACCGCCTGGGACTGCAAGGTCCCTCCGTTGCCGTCGACACTGCGTGCAGTTCGTCGCTGGTAGCAATTCACCAAGCGTGCCAAGCACTTCAACTGGGGGAGTGCGATCTCGCGCTGGCAGGTGGCGCCAATGTGCTGCTGACGCCGGCCACCATGATCACCTTCTCGCACGCCCATATGCTCGCGCCCGACGGCAAGTGCAAGACCTTCGACGCGGCTGCGGACGGCTACGTGCGCGGCGAGGGTTCCGGTGTCATCGTCATCAAGCGCCTTGAGGATGCGATCCGTGACGGCGACAGGATCCGGGCCGTCATTCGCGGCAGCGCGATTAACCAGGACGGCGCATCGGGCGGGTTGACGGTACCCAATGGCGTTGCTCAGCAGCGTGTTATCGCCGATGCGCTCAAGCGCGCGGGTGTCGCGCCCAGCGAGGTCGGATATCTGGAGGCGCACGGTACCGGCACGTCGCTGGGCGATCCGATCGAGGCGCAGGCCGCGGGTGCGGCGTACGGCATCGGCCGGGAAACCAACGATCCACTGTTGATCGGATCGGCGAAGACGAACATCGGGCACCTGGAGGCGGCCGCGGGTATCGCGGGTGTCATCAAGGTCATCCTGTCGCTCGAGAACGAGCTGTTGCCGCAGCACCGCAATTTTCAGAACCCGTCGCCGCACATTCCCTGGGACAGGCTTCCGGTGGAGGTCGTCAGGGAGGCCCGGCCGTGGGGCCGCAATGGGCGGCCCCGTATCGCGGGCGTCAGCTCGTTTGGATTCGCCGGAACCAATGCGCATGTGATCCTCGAGGAAGCTCCGGTCGTGTCGCGGGACGCGGTCGAGCCTCCCGCCCCCGCCGGAGGTCGGAAGTTCAGCATTCTGCCGCTCTCTGCGCGTACGCCCGCTGCGTTGGCGCAGCTCGCCGATAAGTACCGCGCCTGGTTGAACGCGCACCCGGAGGCCGCCCTGGCCGACCTGTGCTTCACCGCGGGCGTGGGACGGGCGCACCTGGAGCACCGCGCCGCGTTGGTCGTCAACACGCGGGAAGCGGCCGTCGAGTTGTTGAGCGCCGTCGCGGACGATCGCCCCGCACCCGGTTTGGGGCGTGGGGAGTCGCACGACACGCCCAAGACGGCGTGGCTGTTCACCGGCCAGGGCAGTCAGTACCCCGGCATGGCCCGGGAGTTGTTCGAGACCGAGCCGGTGTTTGCCGATACTCTGAATCGCTGCGCCGCGGCGGTCGCTGACGTTCTCGAGAAGCCGTTGCTGGATGTCATTTTCGATGTGGACGGACCCGAGGCCGAGGAGACGCTGCGGCAGACCTCCTACGCCCAGCCCGCCCTGTTCGCCGTGGAGATGGGTCTGGCCCGGCTCTGGCAGTCATGGGGTTTCGAGCCGGATGTGGTGCTCGGACACAGCGTCGGCCAGTATTCGGCCGCGTGTGTCGCGGAGGTGTTCAGCCTCGAAGATGGCGCACGATTGATCGCCGAGCGCGGCCGGCTGTTCAGCAGCCTGCCGGCCGGCGGCCGGATGGCCGCGGTGTTCACCGACGCTGAGCGGGCGGAGCGTCTGACCGACGAATTCCCCAGCCTGTCGGTAGCGGCCTATAACGGGGCTAACACCGTATTGTCAGGCCCCGCACAGGATTTGGAGAAGGCCATCGCCGCCCTGGTGGCCGATGGTGTTCGTTGCGACTTCCTGGAGACTTCTCACGCGTTCCACTCGGCGTTGCTCGACCCAATCCTTGACGAGTTCGAGGCCTACGCGAATCAGTTCAACTACAAGACGCCGCAACGGATTTTGATCGACAACCGGACCGGTACCGCGCTGGGCAGGAGCGTGAAACTCGACGGCGCCTACTGGCGTCGCCACGCCCGGCAGCCGGTGGAATTCGCCAAGAGTGTGCGCACGCTTGCCGATATGAACTGCAAGGTGCTGCTCGAGATCGGCCCGCAGCCGGTGCTCACCGCCGCGGCTCTGCGGGCTTGGCCGGATCCCGCCACCGCGCCGCGTGCGATCGCGTCCCTGCGCAGAAACACCGCGGATCACCGCCAGATCACCGAGGCGGCCGCCGACGCGTATGTGCTGGGCCACCTGCCCGACTTCGGTGCGTTCCAGCATGCGCCCGCGCGTAAGCTGGACCTACCCACGTACCCCTTCGAGCGTCGTCAGTACTGGTTCAGCGACAAGCGTGACGGGGACAACCGTGACGCCGGGAACCGGCAGCAGAACAATGGTGGACCACGCACCGAGGCCGTTCGTCTGCTCGAGGACGGCAAGATCGAGGAACTCGCGAATCTGCTCGGCGGCGTCGATGGCGACCAGCAGACCCTGAATGTGCTGACAAAGCTTGCGGCGCAGCACAATCTGCAGCGCACAACACAGACCATCGCGGATGACCGCTACCAATTCCGTTGGGAAAAGTCGCCGACCCCGTTGTCGGGCTCGCAAGCGGCGGGCGGCGTTACCTGGCTGCTGGTGGCTGACGCGGCGGGAGCGGCCCAGCCGTTGCTCGACGTGTTGACCGCACGCGGACAGCAGCATCGGGTGCTTGCGCTACCGGTGTCGGATGCCGACGAGGCAGAGCTCGTGGAGGCGCTGCGATCGGCGGCGGACGAGGACTCGGCGCTGCGTATCGTGCATGTCGCGGCCCTCGCGGGCCAGGGCAGCTCATCGGCACAGTCGTTGCTGCGGATCCAGCACCAGGTTCTGGGCGGAACACGCCGACTGTTCCGCGCGGCGGCCGCAGCTGAGCTGCGTGCTCCCATCTGGATAGTCACCCGAGGCGCACAGCACGTCATCGAGGGCGACACCGTCGCGCCCGAGCAGAGTGCCCTGTGGGGGTTCGGCCGCGCCGCGGCGTTGGAGCTTCCGCAGGTATGGGGCGGCCTTGCCGACCTGTCCGATGCCGGTACCGACGAATGGGCGCAGTTCATCGGCCGGGTCTCCGTATCGGGAGAGGCGTCCACCAGGGAAGACCAGCTCGCGTTGCGCGGTCAGGCAGTCCACGTCCCCCGGTTGGTGCGCAGGGAGGAACTACCGAGCGGAAAGCCACTGGAAGTCCGCAGTGACGCAACCTATTTGGTGACCGGTGGACTGGGCTCCATCGGACTGGAGATCGCGGGGTATCTGGCCGGCCGCGGTGCCAAGCATCTGGTCCTGACGAGTCGGCGCGAACCCGGTGAGGCGGCACGGCAGCGCATCGATGCGCTGGCAGCGCAGGGTTGCGAAGTGCGCGCGGTCACCGCCGACGTCGCCGACGGCCATGACGTGGCCCGCTTGCTGGCGGGAATTCAGGCAGAGCTGCCGCCGTTGGCGGGCATCGTCCATGCCGCCGGCGAGATCGGCACCACGCCACTGAGCGACCTAGAGGATGCCGAGGTAGATCGCGTCTTCGCCGGTAAGGTTTGGGGCGCATGGCATTTGAGCGAGGCTGCCGCTGGGCTGAAGCTCGACTTCTTCATCAACACCTCGTCCATTGCCGCGGTATGGGGTGGCTATGGACAGACTGCTTACAGCGCGGCGAACGCCTTTCTCGACGGGCTCGCCTGGCGGCTGCGTGAGCAGGGCATCGCCGGAACCAGCGTCAATTTCGGTCCCTGGTCTGCGGGCATGGCTGACGCGGAATCCCGTGCGCGACTGGAGCAGCGCGGCATCAAGACCTTGTCGCCCACCGACGCACTGGCCGGCCTGGCCGATGTGGTGGCGGCTTCCGGTTCGAACGCCGTACAGGGCGTCATCGCTCGCATCGACTGGGCCCGCTTCCTGCCGCTCTATCAACAGGCGGGCAAGCGAGGATTCCTGGCGGAGCTGGATCGTGAGGTGCCGTCACACCTGGCGGGGGTGGCGGGTGCACAGTCGGGCAGCACGCAGCTCGTCGAGAGGCTTGCGAACGCTCCTGTGCAGCAGCGCAAGAAGCTGCTCACCGATTACCTGCGAGACGCGGTGGCCGAGGTGACGCGCGTTGACGTCTCGGAAATCCGTGAGGACGCGGGATTCTTCGACCTCGGCATGGATTCCCTGATGGCGGTCGAATTGCGGCGCCGCATGGAACAGGGTGTGGGTAAGGAGATTCCGGTCACCTTGGTGATGGATCATCCCCGCATCTCCGATGTCGCCGATTACCTGCTCGGTGATGTGCTCGGTCTGGCCGAGCAAGCCAAGCCGGCGGCGCAACTGGCTTCGGCCGTCACGGGTCGCACCGACGAACCGATCGCGATTGTCGCGGTCTCTTGCCGCTTCCCGGGTGCACCTGATCCGGAGGCCTTCTGGGATGTGCTGTCCGGCGGCGTGGATGCGATCCGGGAAGTGCCCGAAGACCGCTTCGATATCGACGAGTTCTACGACCCGGATCCAGAGGTCGCGGGCAAGACGTACACGCGTTTCGGCGGATTCCTGGACGGCATCGATGGATTCGATCCCGAGTTCTTCGGTATCTCCCCGCGTGAGGCCGTCTGGATCGAGCCACAGCAGCGGCTGATGCTCGAAACCGTGTGGGAGGGTCTGGAGAGAGCCGGATACTCGCCAGCTGCGTTGCGCGGCAGCCGAACCGGAATCTTTGCGGGCGTCGGTGCCAACGAGTACGCACACCTGCTGTCGTCGGAGTCGATCGACAAGATCGAGCCGTACTTCATCACCGGTAACGCCCTCAACGCGATCTCCGGCCGCGTCGCCTTCGCATTGGGTTTCGAAGGTCCGGCGGTTGCGGTCGACACCGCCTGCAGTTCGGCGCTGGTGGCGGTCCATCAGGCCGTCCAGGCCCTGCACTCCGGCGACTGCGACTTGGCGCTGGCCGGTGGAGTGAACGTGCTGCTGAGCCCGGTGACGGTCATCGCGGCCTCGCGCGCCAGGATGTTGTCACCCGTCGGGCGATGCAAGACCTTCGACGCCTCCGCCGACGGTTACGTACGCAGTGAGGGCTGCGGCATCCTGGTGCTCAAGAGGTTGAGCGACGCCGAACGTGACGGAGACCGGGTGCTCGCCGTGATTCCCGGGAGTGCGGTGAATCAGGACGGTGCCTCCAGTGGTCTGACCGTCCCCAACGGCGGTGCGCAGCAGCGGCTCATCGGCAGCGTGCTGGCGCGCGCCGGTCTGGTCGGGGGCGATGTCGACTACCTGGAAGCGCATGGCACCGGTACCCCGCTGGGCGACCCGATCGAGGTGCAGGCGGCCGCCGCGGCCTATGGCGGTTCGCGTGACGCGGATCGGCCGCTGCTGATGGGTTCGGTCAAGTCGAACATCGGGCATACCGAATCTGCCTCGGGGGCAGCGGGTCTGATCAAGGTCGTGTTGTCGTTGCAGAACGGCGTGTTGCCGCAGAGCCTGCACTTCGACAACCCGTCGCCGCACATTCCATGGGAGTCACTGCCGGTGCGGGTGGTCGACAAGGCGATTCCGTGGCAGGCGAACGGTCGCCCGCGCCGCGCCGGAGTGAGCTCCTTTGGCTTCACCGGAACCAACGCGCACGTGCTGATCGAGGAGGCACCCCAGCCGCAGGCAACGCCGGATGAGGATGACGCATCGACGCCGCAGTCCGCTCCGGTGAGTGTGCTGCCGCTGTCCGCGCGGTCACCGGAGGCGCTGGCCGCGGTGGCGCAGCGGTACGAGTCCTGGCTGGCGGCGCACCCGGATGTCGACCTCGAGGATGTATGCCTTACCGCCGGGCGCGGTCGGTCGCACTTCGAGCATCGGGCCGCACTGGTCGTGGATTCAATCCAGACCGCACGTGAGGGCCTGCTCGAGCTGGCGCAGAACCGTCTGCGTCCCGGAGTTGTGCGTGGCGAACACACCAACCACCCGACGACGGCGTGGCTGTTCACCGGGCAGGGTAGCCAGTATCCGGGCATGGCACGTGAACTGTTCGACGCGGAGCCGGTATTCGCCGAGACGGTGACGCGGTGCGCGGAGGCGGTCAAGGACATCGTGACGCGGCCGCTACTGGAGGTGATGTTCGCAACCGATCGCGAAACCGGAGGCAAGGCTGGAGAAGCCTTGCGGCACACCTCATTCGCGCAGCCTGCGCTCTTCGCCGTCGAAATGGGTCTGGCGCGACTGTGGCAGTCATGGGGAATCGAGCCCGATGTGGTGCTGGGGCATAGCGTCGGTCAGTATGCGGCCGCCTGCGTGGCGGGGGTGTTCAGCATCGAGGACGGGGCGCGACTGATCGCCGAGCGCGGCCGGCTGTTCGGCGGTCTGCCCGCGGGTGGCCGCATGGTGGCCGTCTTCAGCGACGCCAAGCACGTCGAGCAGATCGCCGGTGAGTTCCCGCGGGTGTCGGTGGGTGCCTACAACGGGCCCAACACCGTGCTTTCGGGGCCGGGCGAGGATCTGGAGCAGGCGGTCGCCCGATTCCAGGAAGAGGGAATCCGCTGCACCTGGCTAGAGACCAGCCATGCCTTCCATTCGGAGTTGCTGGACCCGATCCTCGATGAATTCGAGTCGTACGCGGCACAGGTGCAGTTCGCGGCGCCGACGCTGCCGCTGGTCTGCAACCGCACGGGTGCCGTACTGACGGCGCAGACCCCGATCGACGGCCAGTACTGGCGGCGGCACTCCCGTCAGCCGGTGCAGTTCGCGGAGAGCGTGCGCACGGTGGCTGCGTTGGGGTGCTCGGTGTTGATGGAGATCGGCCCGCAGCCGGTGCTGACGGGCGCCGCCGTGCAGGTCTGGCCCGAGCATCTGGCACCGCCCCGGGCGATCGTCTCGCTGCGCAAGGGTGTTGAGGACAGGCGTCAGATCGCCGACGCTCTCGCCTCGGCCTACGTCAGCGGTCATCGGCCCAATTTCGCCGCGCTGCAACGCCACCCACGCCGAACGGTCGAGTTGCCGACGTATCCGTTCCAGCGCCGCCGCTTCTGGCCGAAGTCGTCCGGTACTGCCATCGAGGGCGGCGGCGGTTTGCCCTCGGGCATTCTGGGCAGGGGCGAGGATCTCGCCTCCGGCGATTCGGTGTACATCAGCCGGTTGTCGGTGCGCTCGCAGCCATGGCTGTCCGATCACGTCATCTACGGCACCGTCGTCGTTCCGGGTGCGACCTACGCCGCGATGGCCCTGGCTGCCGTCGGCACTCCCGCACGGGCTAAGGATGTGTTCTTCTACGAGCCGATCATCTTGCCGGAGAAGAGCTCTCGGGAGGTACAGCTGACGCTGCATCCGCTGGAGGACGGCAGTGGTTCGAAGTTCCAGGTGCACAGCCGTCCCTACGGTGAACGCGACGTCGACTGGTCGTTGAACGCCGAAGGCACGGTGGTCACCGGTATCGGGGACGACGCCGAGCCGGCACCGGAGGCTGCTGAGCCTGCCGAGCCGGTCGATGCCGCCATCGAACGGATGGAGCGCATGCGTCCTATGGAGCTCTTCGAGATCTTCGCCGATCTGGAATTGGCCTGGGGCCCAACCTGGTCCGGCTCTCTGAAGTCGTTGTGGCTCGGCGAGGGTGAGGCCATCGGCGACGTCCTCGTGGGCGAAGAGCTGGCCGAGCAGCTGGGCACCGAGCCGATGCACCCGGTCCTGATGGACCTGTGCACCGGTGTCGCCTTCCCGGCGTTCCCCGCCCTGCTCGCTGCCGAGCAGGGCGTCAACGACCTGTTCCTGCCGCTGCGGTACGGACAGGTGACGTTGAAGGAGAAGATGCCCCGGCGCTTCTACTGCCGTGCGCGCTGGCATGAGAGCCCGCTGGATAGCGAGACGCAGGTCTTCGATCTCGACTACCTGGATCGGGATGGCCGTCACCTGGGCGGGATTCGTGAGTTCACCGTCAAACGTGCACCGCGCGAGGCACTGCTGCGCGGGCTCGGGGGTGACGCCACCCGGCTGCTGTACACCCTTGGCTGGCACGAGGTTGCGGTGCCGCCGGTCGCGGGTGAGGGCGAGGAGTCGGCGGCATCGATTGGCACCTGGTTGATCGCGGGATTCGATGAGCTCGCCGCCAAGGTGCCGGGCTGCATCCCGCTGAATCGCGAAACGGATCCGGAACTGTTGGGCGAGGTGCTGGTGGCGGCCAAGGAGCGCGGCGTGCCGTTCTCCGGAGTCGTCTGGCGCGCTGCCGGACCGGGCGCGACGGAGTCGACCACCGAGAGCGCCGCACGTCTCGAGGGCGAGATCGCCCACCTGCTCAGCGCCGTGCACACGGTGCAGAACAGTGCCCAGAACGGCGTGAAACTCCCTGGCGGGCTGTGGATCGTCACCGAGCGTGCGGTGGCCACCGAGTCCGGCGAGCCGGTGGACCCGGTGCAGGCAGCGCTCTGGGGATTCGGGCGTACCACGATCAACGAGGAACCGGCGCTACGCGCCAAGCTCGTCGACGGCGACGGGTCGCCGGAGGCCGTGCAGGCGCTGGCGAGGCTGTTGGTCACCCCGGTGGATGAGCCGGAAATCGCGGTGCGGCAAGGTAAATTGCTGGCTTCCCGGTTGTTGCCGTGGTCGCGCACCGGGCATCTGACGGTGCCGCGCGGCAGCGACTACGTCTTGGCGCCCACCGAGCGTGGCGCCATCGACAACCTGCGGATCACCGAGAAGGAGGTGCCGGCGCCGGACGAGGGTTACGTGCAGGTGCGGGTGGAGGCCGCGGGTCTCAACTTCCGCGACGTGCTCAACGTGCTGGGGCTGTATCCGGGTGATCCGGGACCGATCGGCGGTGACTTCGCCGGCATCGTCACGCAATTGGGTGAAGGTGTCACCGGAGTGGAGGTGGGCCAGCGGGTCTACGGCTCCATGCAGGGCGCCTTTGGCAGCCGTTTCAACGTGCCGGCTCAGTTCCTGGCGCCGATTCCGGACGGGATCAGTGGGGTCGAGGCCGCCACGATTCCCGCTGCCGCGCTCACGGTGCGACTGTCGTTCGACTGGGCGCAGCTCAAGCCGGGTGACAAGGTGCTGATTCACGCCGCCAGTGGCGGTGTCGGGCTGGCGGCCATTCAGATGGCCCAGCAGTTCGGGGCCGAGGTGTTCGCCACGGCCAGCACCTTCAAGCGGGCGACACTGCGCAAGCTCGGCGTGAAGTATGTGTACGACTCGCGTACAACCGATTTCGCCGATCAGATCCTGGCAGACACCGACGGCGCGGGTGTGGATGTGGTGCTCAACAGCCTCACCAGCGAGGGCTTCATCGAGGCGACCCTGCGCGCCACCGCCAAGAACGGCCGCTTCGCCGAGATCGCCAAGCGCGATATTTGGACCACGGAGCAGATGGCGCAGTCCCGGCCCGACATCGCCTACGAGATTGTCGCGTTGGACACGGTGATGTTCCAAGAGCCGGACCGCATCCGGGTCTTGCTCACCGAGGTCTCCGAGGGATTGGCCAAGGGAGAGTGGACGCCGCTGCCCGCCGAGATCTACCCGCTGACGGAGGCCAGGACGGCGTTCCGCCGCATGCAGCAGGCCCGGCATATCGGCAAGATCGTGTGCCAGATGCCGAATCCGCTGGCACCGCGGCCGGATCGGACCTATCTGATCACCGGTGGCCTCGGCGCGATCGGTCTGCACACCGCGGCCTACCTGGCTCAGCTGGGTGCCGGGGACATCGTGTTGACCAGCCGTCGTGCGCCCGACACCGATGCGCAACGCGTGATCGGGGAGATCACCGAGCGCTCCAAGACGCGCATCCACGTGTTCACCGCCGATGTCGGCGCGGAGTCCGAGGTCGCGGGGCTCCTGGAGCGGATCCGTGCGGAACTGCCTCCGCTGGCGGGCGTGGCACATCTGGCCGGTGTGCTCGACGATGCGCTGCTCGGTCAGCAGAGTGTGGAACGGTTCCGGACAACGTTGGCGCCCAAGGCCTTCGGGGCCGAGTATCTGGACAGGTTGACCAAGGGTGACGATTTGGACTTCTTCATCGTGTCGTCCTCGGTGTCCAGCCTGTTCGGTTCGCCCGGCCAGTCCAACTACGCGACGGCCAATGCGTTGCTCGATGGTTTGATCGCGCAGCGTAGGGCGCAGGGTCTGCCGGCCACGGGTATCAACTTCGGTCCGTGGGGTCAGGGCGGCATGGCGTCGTCGGAGGCGGCGACCGCGAACATCAGTGCCCAGGGCCTGATTCCGCTGGATCCCTCGGCGGCGCTCGCGGCGCTGGCCGAGGTGGTGGCCAATGGCACCGGACAGGCGACCATCCTGAAGGCGAATTGGCAGCGTGCCGCCAAGGTGCTGGGCAGCTCTCGGCCACCGATCCTGGATCTGGTGTTGCCCAGTGCCGTCGGTGAGGTGACCGGTGACAGTGAGCTGCTCAAGCAGCTCATGGAGATTCCGGTGCCGCAGCGGGCGGGCTTCGTGACCGAGTTCCTGCAGCGTGAGGTGCAGAACTTCCTGCGCCTGGCGCAGCCGCCGGCCGCCACCAGCCGCTTCCTGGACCTGGGCACGGACTCGTTGATGGCGATCGAGCTGCGCAACCGTCTGCACAGCCAGTTCGGCGGCAAGTTCACGATCAACGCGACGGCGGTGTTCGATTACCCGACCATCGGTGGGCTCGCCGAGTACCTCGTGGGCCAGCTGCCGGACGCGGACGCGGAATCGGCTGAGGCGCCACCCGCTGTGGAGTCCGCCGAGGCCGAGTCCGGCGCGGGTCCCGCGGCAGCATCTGACGCAGTATCCGAGCTGAAGGAGTGA